One Paraburkholderia agricolaris DNA segment encodes these proteins:
- a CDS encoding OpgC domain-containing protein, whose translation MDIRRGRSIEVDFFRGVVLIVIVLDHIPGSTLSHLMLHTYALCDSAEVFVFLGGYASAAAYTAVLAGRGESAAAMRFVRRCWEIYRAYLLTAVLTLLSGAVLALLHLNQPMIDLTGWQPFAVQPLHAAFDIAVLRRQPYLSSVLPMYVIFALCVPLVVPLARRSSLAALGLSLTVWSLARPLAALLSIDDVADWAFNPFAWQLMFVLGILCRVQPVSERFHATRTAHWLTRVAVVAVLAFAIVKLFILTQPLPGVLKQNLSVERVINFVVIAWLAAQFVRAGSIAWLAQRLPAVVTVGRTGLVCFVSGTLVSLIVDTATPHTFHGFRGTLIGLGGDLVAIGAVLMIARGWSDWKGQQSRTAARRARYG comes from the coding sequence ATGGACATTCGTCGCGGACGCTCGATCGAAGTGGATTTCTTCCGTGGCGTCGTGTTGATCGTCATCGTGCTGGACCACATTCCCGGTAGCACGCTGTCGCATCTGATGTTGCACACTTATGCATTGTGCGATTCGGCGGAAGTGTTCGTATTCCTCGGCGGCTATGCGTCGGCAGCGGCGTATACGGCGGTGCTCGCGGGCCGCGGCGAAAGCGCGGCGGCAATGCGCTTCGTCCGGCGCTGCTGGGAGATCTACCGCGCCTATCTGTTGACCGCGGTGTTGACCCTGCTGTCCGGTGCCGTTCTCGCGCTCTTGCATCTGAACCAGCCGATGATCGACCTCACGGGCTGGCAGCCATTCGCGGTTCAGCCGCTGCACGCGGCGTTCGATATTGCCGTGCTGCGGCGCCAGCCGTATCTGTCCAGCGTGCTGCCCATGTACGTGATCTTTGCGCTATGCGTGCCGCTCGTGGTTCCGCTGGCGCGCCGGTCGTCGCTCGCGGCGCTGGGTCTGAGCCTGACGGTCTGGTCGCTGGCCCGGCCGCTGGCCGCGCTATTGAGCATTGACGACGTGGCCGACTGGGCTTTTAATCCGTTTGCGTGGCAACTGATGTTCGTGCTTGGTATTCTGTGCCGGGTGCAGCCCGTCAGCGAGCGCTTTCACGCCACCCGTACGGCGCACTGGCTCACACGCGTCGCGGTGGTCGCCGTGCTGGCCTTCGCGATCGTCAAACTCTTTATACTGACGCAGCCATTGCCCGGCGTGCTTAAACAGAACCTTTCCGTGGAACGCGTGATCAACTTTGTCGTTATCGCCTGGCTCGCCGCGCAGTTCGTGCGCGCGGGCAGCATTGCGTGGCTCGCACAGCGGTTGCCGGCCGTGGTGACGGTCGGCCGCACCGGGCTGGTATGTTTCGTCTCCGGCACGCTGGTATCGCTGATCGTCGATACGGCGACACCGCATACGTTCCACGGCTTTCGCGGCACGCTGATCGGCCTCGGCGGCGATCTGGTTGCCATCGGTGCAGTGCTGATGATCGCGCGCGGCTGGAGCGACTGGAAAGGGCAGCAGTCGCGCACGGCTGCCAGACGCGCGCGTTACGGATGA
- a CDS encoding acyltransferase family protein, with translation MNNRIAGFDGLRAIAVLMVFFQHRLFGEIGEIGHLGVWIFFALSGFLIIGILSAQRTRIERNGSGFGTELKRFLFRRTLRIFPVYYLMLAVMCVLMALGMASPELADGMPFHFAYLSNFWIGSVLHYWPGRYSHLWSLAIEEQFYLVVAPLLLLVTARRHRAVCLAIVAVGLVSLLAMRAAQWQEITIYTHPLTNFWLLALGGMGGLMIAREASRLRAVLGHGMTLFVLSVCLVGFCATEPRWSQLHSPLAFTMVNAVYGVCIAALVGSIACCRNAVVIGLLETGWLVNFGRISYGFYLYHNLIPDLTRNRHATALFGGVVPVWAHAAGIVASFLISLTLAVLSWRLIEAPILRLKTRHTRTDTTDRASAQRVPALAASPAASVATSAAARNERARKDEDVTSDAI, from the coding sequence ATGAACAACAGGATCGCCGGCTTCGACGGATTGCGCGCGATTGCAGTCCTGATGGTCTTTTTTCAGCACCGTCTATTCGGTGAAATCGGTGAGATCGGCCACCTCGGCGTGTGGATTTTTTTCGCGCTGAGCGGCTTTCTGATCATCGGCATACTGTCCGCCCAACGCACACGTATCGAGAGAAACGGCAGCGGATTCGGCACCGAACTGAAGCGCTTCCTGTTCCGCCGCACGTTGCGCATCTTTCCGGTTTACTACCTGATGCTGGCGGTGATGTGCGTGCTGATGGCGCTGGGCATGGCAAGTCCTGAGCTGGCGGACGGCATGCCGTTTCATTTCGCTTATTTGTCGAACTTCTGGATCGGCTCCGTGCTGCATTACTGGCCAGGGCGGTACTCGCATCTCTGGAGTCTCGCGATCGAGGAACAGTTTTATCTCGTGGTCGCGCCATTGTTACTGCTGGTTACGGCGCGACGGCATCGTGCGGTGTGTCTCGCGATCGTCGCGGTTGGGCTGGTCTCGCTGTTAGCGATGCGCGCGGCACAGTGGCAGGAAATCACCATCTATACGCATCCGCTAACCAACTTCTGGCTACTGGCTTTGGGCGGCATGGGCGGCCTGATGATCGCAAGAGAAGCGAGCCGCCTACGCGCCGTGCTCGGACATGGCATGACGCTATTCGTACTGAGTGTGTGCCTTGTGGGGTTTTGCGCGACCGAGCCGAGGTGGAGCCAGTTGCACAGTCCGCTTGCCTTCACGATGGTCAACGCCGTGTATGGCGTCTGTATCGCGGCGCTTGTGGGTTCGATTGCGTGCTGCCGCAATGCAGTGGTGATCGGTCTGCTTGAAACCGGCTGGCTGGTGAACTTCGGGCGCATCAGCTACGGCTTTTATCTCTATCACAACCTGATTCCGGACCTGACTCGCAACCGCCACGCCACGGCGCTCTTCGGTGGCGTCGTACCGGTCTGGGCGCACGCCGCCGGAATTGTCGCGTCGTTCCTGATTTCGCTGACGCTGGCCGTGCTGTCCTGGCGGTTGATCGAGGCACCGATTCTGCGCCTGAAAACAAGGCACACGCGGACTGACACGACGGATCGGGCCAGCGCGCAGAGAGTGCCGGCGCTTGCCGCCTCGCCTGCCGCCTCAGTTGCAACCTCCGCTGCCGCTCGCAACGAGCGTGCACGGAAGGATGAAGATGTCACGTCAGATGCGATTTGA
- a CDS encoding sulfite exporter TauE/SafE family protein, whose protein sequence is MFHFSFADGVLGASLQTLSLYALLGIIAALLLGGMVKGVVSIGVPLVAMPILSQFMPIKEAVLLLSMPIILGNIPQALEGGDMLPTVRRIAAPLIGTVVGNIVGVSVLISLAPHRAQAAAGTLLIVAALLLLLSPRLTLSPAWAKPAGFVLGFGAAVMESIASVPGPLLAMYLIATGATGKAFTKQIAIILVVSIITLVAAFSGGAHASWSDLIISACASVPVIVGMLLVRPLRDRLPPAAFRVLVLLFVLAAAAQMIWKSGVL, encoded by the coding sequence ATGTTTCATTTCAGTTTTGCCGACGGCGTGCTTGGCGCGAGCCTGCAGACGCTCAGTCTCTACGCGCTGCTTGGCATCATTGCGGCGCTGCTGCTGGGCGGCATGGTCAAGGGCGTAGTCAGTATCGGCGTACCGCTGGTGGCGATGCCGATCCTCAGCCAGTTCATGCCGATCAAAGAGGCCGTTCTGTTGCTGTCGATGCCGATCATCCTCGGCAATATTCCTCAGGCGCTGGAAGGCGGCGACATGCTGCCGACGGTCCGGCGCATTGCTGCGCCGTTGATCGGCACGGTGGTCGGCAATATTGTCGGCGTGAGCGTATTGATCTCGCTGGCGCCGCATCGCGCGCAAGCTGCCGCAGGCACCTTGCTGATCGTTGCGGCACTCCTCCTGCTGCTGTCGCCGCGGCTGACGTTGTCGCCGGCGTGGGCGAAACCGGCGGGCTTCGTGCTGGGATTCGGCGCGGCCGTGATGGAAAGTATCGCCTCGGTGCCGGGGCCTTTGCTGGCGATGTATCTGATCGCCACCGGCGCCACGGGGAAAGCTTTTACCAAGCAGATCGCGATTATCCTGGTGGTGTCGATCATCACGCTGGTTGCCGCGTTCAGTGGCGGCGCGCATGCCAGTTGGAGCGATCTGATCATTTCGGCGTGTGCGAGCGTGCCGGTGATCGTCGGCATGCTACTGGTGCGGCCGCTGCGAGACCGCTTGCCGCCGGCGGCGTTTCGGGTCCTGGTTCTGCTGTTCGTTCTGGCAGCCGCCGCGCAAATGATCTGGAAATCAGGCGTTTTATAA
- a CDS encoding AAA family ATPase — protein sequence MKPGKNSLEKRRVRKIAIAVGAVLVAMLLALSMWAYQQRDGQANPALTGIASQMRHDPSAWTHEEKDASQMLRDVRAANVTAIGVSPNAILVSTREGAKYFVTDHNATFSHALLLGEPKADQAASYQLVWLPDADIRTGAARWVSIFGLLRDTIGLLLPLLLIGGMVWFMRREMKGGASLLTKAPTLCFDDVIGAGEAKAALADIRGYLSDPKQFTSMGVRAPCGILMVGGPGVGKTRLAQALAGECGANFISITGSYFSAKYYGVGIQKVKHLFELARKNAPTVIFIDEADGLAKRTDTGGGPVEAESNRIINQLLAEMDGFASNEGVIVVAATNHPDNLDEALRRPGRFDRTVQVRLPDREERAKIFRFYAQKLKSKAADIDYDQLARLTTGLSPATVAMVVNQAGLVARKAGETEIASRHFMEAIKIARIGDVSGAERALSEDERTRIAVHEAGHGLVAALLGTGVLEEVTILPRGGALGVALITKAQDKHLYRETEIRNEIQVLLGGRNAEILTFSEASSGAASDLQEASRISLDMVSRFGFNRDGDLFSLAALPSQYAGLQMKNAIEHANVLLKELNELCYGLLHAYEPVLRAIADELLERETVPGETVYRLIKEHKSALKIVHEPAAA from the coding sequence ATGAAGCCGGGAAAGAATTCGCTTGAGAAAAGACGCGTACGCAAGATCGCCATTGCGGTCGGTGCGGTACTCGTCGCCATGTTGCTCGCCTTGAGCATGTGGGCTTACCAGCAGCGCGACGGGCAGGCCAATCCGGCGCTCACCGGCATTGCGAGTCAGATGCGTCACGATCCCTCGGCGTGGACACACGAAGAGAAAGACGCGTCGCAAATGCTGCGTGACGTTCGCGCCGCCAACGTAACCGCGATCGGCGTGAGCCCCAATGCGATTCTGGTGTCGACGCGCGAGGGCGCGAAATACTTCGTCACCGACCATAACGCCACGTTCTCGCACGCACTGCTGCTCGGCGAACCCAAAGCCGATCAGGCGGCGTCGTATCAGCTCGTATGGTTGCCCGACGCCGATATCCGGACCGGTGCGGCACGCTGGGTGTCGATATTCGGCCTGTTGCGCGACACGATCGGTCTGCTGCTGCCGTTGTTGCTGATCGGCGGCATGGTGTGGTTCATGCGCCGCGAGATGAAGGGGGGCGCTTCGCTGCTCACCAAGGCGCCCACGCTGTGTTTCGACGACGTGATCGGCGCGGGGGAAGCCAAGGCGGCGCTCGCGGACATCCGCGGCTATCTGTCCGATCCGAAGCAATTCACGTCGATGGGCGTGCGCGCACCGTGCGGCATTCTGATGGTCGGCGGCCCGGGCGTCGGCAAGACGCGGCTTGCGCAAGCGCTCGCCGGTGAATGCGGCGCAAACTTCATTTCGATCACGGGCAGCTATTTCAGTGCGAAGTACTACGGCGTCGGCATCCAGAAGGTCAAACACCTGTTCGAGCTCGCACGCAAGAATGCTCCCACGGTCATCTTCATCGACGAAGCCGACGGCCTCGCCAAGCGCACGGATACCGGCGGCGGTCCCGTCGAAGCGGAGAGCAATCGCATCATCAATCAGTTGCTCGCGGAGATGGACGGCTTTGCTTCCAACGAAGGCGTCATCGTCGTTGCGGCGACCAATCACCCCGACAATCTGGACGAGGCGTTGCGCCGTCCGGGCCGCTTCGACCGCACCGTGCAGGTCCGTTTGCCCGACCGCGAAGAGCGCGCGAAAATTTTCCGCTTCTACGCGCAGAAACTGAAATCGAAAGCCGCGGATATCGACTACGACCAGCTTGCTCGCCTGACCACGGGGCTTTCTCCGGCCACTGTCGCGATGGTGGTGAATCAGGCAGGGCTGGTCGCGCGCAAAGCGGGCGAGACGGAAATCGCGTCGAGGCATTTCATGGAGGCGATCAAGATCGCGCGCATCGGCGACGTGAGCGGCGCCGAACGGGCGCTGAGCGAGGACGAACGCACGCGGATCGCAGTGCACGAAGCGGGGCACGGACTGGTTGCCGCACTGCTCGGCACCGGTGTGCTGGAAGAGGTCACGATCTTGCCGCGTGGCGGCGCCCTGGGTGTCGCGCTGATCACGAAGGCGCAGGACAAGCACCTGTACCGCGAAACTGAAATTCGCAACGAGATTCAGGTTTTGCTGGGCGGACGCAACGCCGAAATTCTCACGTTCTCCGAAGCATCGAGTGGCGCTGCATCGGATCTGCAGGAAGCGTCGCGCATCAGCCTCGACATGGTGTCCAGGTTCGGCTTCAATCGCGACGGCGATCTGTTCAGCCTCGCGGCGCTGCCCTCGCAATACGCGGGCCTGCAAATGAAGAACGCCATAGAACACGCCAACGTGCTGCTCAAGGAATTGAACGAGTTGTGCTACGGGCTGCTGCACGCCTATGAGCCTGTCCTACGCGCGATTGCCGACGAGCTGCTCGAACGGGAGACCGTTCCTGGCGAAACGGTTTACCGGTTGATCAAGGAGCACAAGAGTGCGCTGAAGATCGTCCACGAGCCGGCCGCCGCCTGA